Proteins encoded within one genomic window of Bdellovibrio bacteriovorus:
- a CDS encoding winged helix-turn-helix domain-containing protein → MNQLDRAFELGKLYCDRGEFSPAVEHLQEASKGYFAEKNFSQYLKCLNLLLRIFAEREQFEEINSTKEKLQDLVLKEGFELNSKTYYTLAVCASYKGQLETAMDYLQKALAIGLASDNKEDICHAIFGLAMVYSHPATARHSDALKEIYNLQVFFQVYQMPDLQASSLFLNADILKQMKKYDEAIEVLWKAYDIVKETRNVVMSNYLMGGLADAYFEIGDKDMARTYITLAQKSVDTENHRRLGRMVKALAEKIGGETQTNFDLIFDEPNHSVIEKKLGRIDFKNQFILLDLLRLFVQNQGHIYSKEFLVENVWKQPYDPAIHDNKIYVTIKRLRKLIEPDYEKPKYIFRAKNGYYMNKAARVHFEH, encoded by the coding sequence ATGAACCAACTAGATCGTGCCTTTGAGCTCGGCAAGTTATACTGTGACCGCGGAGAGTTTTCTCCAGCGGTGGAGCATCTTCAAGAGGCTTCCAAAGGATACTTTGCTGAGAAAAATTTCTCTCAATACTTAAAGTGCCTTAATTTGCTATTGCGTATCTTTGCAGAGCGCGAGCAATTTGAAGAAATCAATTCAACAAAAGAAAAACTTCAAGATCTAGTTCTTAAAGAAGGCTTCGAACTTAACTCCAAAACATATTACACACTCGCAGTGTGCGCTTCTTATAAGGGTCAACTAGAGACAGCGATGGACTATTTGCAAAAGGCATTGGCTATCGGTCTTGCTTCCGACAATAAGGAAGATATCTGTCATGCGATCTTTGGTCTGGCGATGGTTTATTCTCATCCCGCGACCGCTCGTCATTCGGATGCGCTGAAAGAAATCTACAATCTGCAAGTGTTCTTCCAAGTGTATCAAATGCCGGATCTTCAGGCGTCTTCGCTTTTCTTGAACGCGGACATCTTAAAGCAAATGAAAAAGTATGACGAAGCTATCGAAGTACTTTGGAAAGCTTATGACATCGTCAAAGAAACTCGCAACGTCGTGATGTCGAACTACCTTATGGGTGGTTTGGCAGATGCTTACTTCGAGATTGGCGACAAGGATATGGCAAGAACCTACATCACTCTTGCGCAAAAATCCGTAGACACTGAAAATCACCGTCGCTTGGGCCGTATGGTTAAAGCGTTGGCTGAAAAAATCGGTGGCGAGACGCAAACTAATTTCGATCTTATTTTCGATGAACCCAACCACTCAGTGATTGAGAAAAAGTTGGGTCGCATTGATTTCAAAAACCAATTCATTCTTTTGGATTTGTTGCGCTTGTTTGTTCAGAATCAAGGTCACATTTATTCAAAAGAATTCTTGGTTGAAAACGTATGGAAGCAACCGTACGATCCTGCAATCCATGACAATAAGATTTACGTCACGATCAAACGTCTGCGTAAATTAATTGAACCGGATTACGAGAAACCAAAATATATTTTTAGAGCCAAAAATGGATATTACATGAATAAAGCGGCTCGAGTTCATTTCGAGCACTAG
- a CDS encoding L,D-transpeptidase codes for MKGLLTIFSLLLLATLFSVNSFAQSRNEAERRLMVEDSYEAPRGQLLDEEAYFRGETYLNQYTNVIVINKAASGPMAQSLRLYTNRQLMLKTKVSTGREDLEYITPIRGVINKIFKGSTESHWRHTTRGFYTIKRVENANYRSGESKFKMPYAMFFNEKRGLAVHQVPPDLSGGEAAGEAMLGKRASSGCVRVHKNHIYTIYSSVLAADKGQIPVLDTRSGRPLVDKYGEVRYERGYKTIVIVEEY; via the coding sequence ATGAAGGGCCTTTTGACGATTTTCTCGTTGTTGTTACTTGCGACTCTATTTTCTGTAAACTCGTTCGCTCAATCTCGTAACGAAGCTGAACGCCGTTTGATGGTTGAAGACAGCTACGAAGCTCCTCGCGGTCAGCTTCTCGACGAAGAAGCTTACTTCCGTGGCGAAACTTACTTGAACCAATACACAAACGTGATTGTGATCAACAAAGCAGCTAGTGGCCCCATGGCACAATCTCTTCGCCTTTACACAAACCGTCAGTTGATGTTGAAAACAAAAGTATCTACTGGTCGCGAAGATCTTGAATACATCACTCCGATCCGTGGCGTGATCAATAAAATCTTCAAAGGTTCTACAGAGTCTCACTGGAGACACACAACTCGTGGTTTCTACACTATTAAACGTGTTGAAAACGCTAACTACCGTTCTGGCGAAAGCAAATTCAAAATGCCTTACGCTATGTTCTTCAATGAAAAACGTGGTTTGGCTGTTCACCAAGTCCCACCAGATCTTTCTGGCGGGGAAGCTGCGGGTGAGGCGATGTTAGGTAAACGTGCCTCTTCTGGTTGCGTGCGCGTTCATAAAAACCACATTTACACGATCTATTCTTCAGTTTTGGCAGCAGATAAAGGCCAAATTCCAGTACTTGATACTCGCTCAGGCCGTCCTTTGGTGGATAAATACGGCGAAGTCAGATACGAGCGTGGTTATAAAACTATCGTTATCGTAGAGGAATATTAA
- a CDS encoding PilW family protein, translating into MVANQRGFSLIEILVALSVTLIGIFAITTAFSDISKDFNKVFLNRSIKTEANLLMGFLQRNMLRSDIHFYGFTAQTSGLPLGRIVIPYEGRCANLTEPCENSTSYLWVYSDVKSPSLPVICPLDEKTLLIDASVDDFGNLNVSGNSVEVGANGTQMPTGEIDLSQNTVVALTDEPNSVLFSVSGSLQKFDPQYNAETGTFAEPRYAGNSDCIKYTKNRNQLYTLPIKPFLIPDSGVSAPDSQTVLNAMGRPPVKLSPLRLMSVGMGLVDGEMNLVVNDCALDSTSKISCTKVFLRTEGVVSLRAQQIFNKPFAGEKVIRASAFSKNYCDGSGCEVLPIPSPLPVSLNGEIDGQIIKTSFSLIKQEFIHTISFYLQVNRDYKAKKTNPELFNEAYHVSSF; encoded by the coding sequence TTGGTAGCGAATCAGCGCGGCTTTTCTTTGATTGAAATTTTAGTCGCGCTAAGTGTGACCCTTATCGGCATCTTTGCGATTACTACGGCGTTTTCAGATATCTCTAAAGATTTTAATAAAGTCTTCTTGAATAGGTCGATTAAGACCGAAGCCAATCTGCTGATGGGATTCTTGCAAAGAAATATGCTAAGGTCCGACATTCATTTTTACGGCTTTACCGCACAAACTTCGGGGCTGCCTTTGGGAAGAATTGTGATTCCCTATGAAGGACGATGCGCGAATCTTACTGAACCCTGCGAAAACTCGACGTCTTACTTATGGGTTTACTCTGATGTGAAGAGTCCGTCTCTTCCGGTTATTTGTCCCTTGGATGAAAAAACTCTCTTAATTGATGCCTCCGTCGACGACTTTGGGAATTTAAATGTGTCCGGAAACTCTGTAGAGGTCGGCGCCAACGGAACACAAATGCCGACGGGGGAAATCGATCTTTCGCAAAATACAGTTGTCGCCTTAACCGATGAACCCAATTCAGTTCTATTTTCTGTCAGCGGAAGTTTGCAAAAATTTGATCCACAATACAATGCAGAGACAGGCACATTTGCAGAACCTCGCTATGCCGGCAACTCTGACTGTATTAAGTACACCAAAAATAGAAATCAGCTTTATACTCTTCCGATAAAACCATTTCTCATTCCTGACTCTGGTGTGAGTGCTCCTGACAGTCAGACAGTTTTAAATGCGATGGGCCGGCCACCAGTGAAACTGTCGCCACTAAGACTCATGAGTGTAGGGATGGGCCTTGTCGATGGCGAAATGAACTTAGTCGTGAATGACTGCGCTTTAGATTCGACAAGCAAAATTTCCTGCACGAAAGTTTTTCTTAGAACCGAGGGCGTCGTCAGCCTACGTGCGCAGCAAATTTTCAATAAGCCCTTTGCTGGAGAGAAAGTCATTCGGGCCTCGGCGTTTTCGAAAAACTATTGCGATGGGTCTGGCTGTGAAGTGCTGCCTATTCCGTCGCCCTTGCCCGTTTCTTTAAATGGCGAGATCGATGGGCAGATTATTAAAACGTCCTTTTCATTAATTAAACAAGAATTCATCCACACCATCAGTTTTTATTTGCAAGTGAATCGCGATTACAAAGCGAAGAAAACGAATCCCGAACTTTTCAACGAGGCTTATCATGTCAGCTCGTTCTAA
- the lon gene encoding endopeptidase La, with product MSEGKVQQLPLLPLRDLIIFPHMMMPLFVGREKSINALEEAMSKQTDIVLAAQKDAKTNNPEPKDIFAIGTVGTIIQLLRLPDGTVKVLVEGKRRVKIKNFVNNDNFFMVSCEALDEDSTNIVEAQALVRSVKSTFETYVKLNKRIPPEILMRVSTIENPGELADIIVAQLNLKLEDKQAVLEIIDPSKRLEHLLNLMTGEIEILEVEKKIRTRVKKQMERSQKEYYLNEQMQAIQKELGEKDDYQAELQDLEVKTKAKKMSQEAKDKVMKEIKKLKMMSPMSAEATVVRNYIDWVLSLPWYDYNEEKHDLKNAQRILDDDHWGLEKVKDRILEYLAVLSISKDMKGPILCLAGPPGVGKTSLARSIAESLNRPFARISLGGVRDEAEIRGHRKTYVGAMPGKILQALRKVDKGNPLVLLDEIDKMANDFRGDPAAAMLEVLDPEQNNNFQDHYLELEYDLSKVMFIATANSLHTIPRPLLDRMEIINLEGYIEQEKFHIAKNYLVPKQLENHGLKNYKVTIKDETIRDIIRYYTKEAGVRNLERQMANVCRKVAKEIVMGETVENFKAEGTKAAKKGSAKKASKTTEKSATNNKNGGYVVTPQKLVDLLGPHKFKFGVIETENEIGLTNGMAWTEVGGDLLAVEVSVVPGKGKFTVTGQLGDVMKESCSAAMSYVRSRGPLFGLDKEYFSNIDVHIHLPEGAVPKDGPSAGIALTTSIVSAIMKVPVKRTVAMTGEISLRGRVMAIGGLKEKILAAHRGGIKIIICPKENEKDLKDIPKEVMKDLKVILVDHVDQVLINALDIKTPKELFKVQKETEFGIKAQYTGQSVHHHH from the coding sequence ATGAGCGAGGGAAAAGTTCAACAACTACCACTTTTGCCCCTAAGAGACCTCATCATTTTTCCGCATATGATGATGCCTTTGTTTGTTGGTCGCGAAAAGAGTATCAATGCTCTTGAAGAAGCGATGAGCAAACAAACTGACATCGTTCTAGCGGCACAAAAAGATGCGAAGACGAACAATCCCGAGCCCAAAGATATCTTTGCAATCGGTACAGTCGGTACAATCATCCAATTACTTCGTTTGCCAGATGGAACTGTAAAAGTTCTTGTCGAAGGTAAACGTCGTGTAAAGATTAAGAATTTCGTAAACAATGACAACTTCTTCATGGTTTCTTGTGAAGCCCTGGATGAAGATTCTACGAACATCGTAGAAGCCCAAGCCCTTGTTCGCTCCGTAAAATCGACTTTCGAAACTTACGTGAAGCTGAATAAGCGCATCCCACCAGAAATCTTGATGCGTGTATCAACGATCGAGAATCCAGGTGAGTTGGCTGACATCATCGTTGCTCAATTGAACTTGAAACTAGAAGACAAGCAAGCCGTCCTAGAGATCATTGATCCTTCAAAACGTCTTGAGCACTTGTTGAATCTAATGACAGGTGAAATCGAGATCCTTGAAGTAGAGAAAAAGATCCGCACTCGCGTGAAGAAACAAATGGAGCGCTCTCAAAAAGAGTACTATTTGAATGAACAAATGCAGGCGATCCAAAAAGAACTTGGTGAAAAAGACGATTACCAAGCAGAGCTTCAGGATTTAGAAGTAAAAACTAAAGCTAAGAAAATGTCCCAAGAAGCCAAAGACAAGGTCATGAAAGAGATTAAAAAACTCAAAATGATGTCACCTATGTCTGCGGAAGCCACAGTCGTTCGTAACTACATCGACTGGGTTCTTTCTCTTCCATGGTATGACTACAATGAAGAGAAGCATGATCTTAAGAATGCTCAACGCATCCTTGATGACGATCACTGGGGCTTAGAAAAAGTAAAAGACCGTATCCTTGAATACCTTGCCGTTCTTTCGATTTCGAAAGACATGAAGGGTCCAATCCTTTGTTTGGCAGGTCCTCCAGGGGTCGGTAAGACATCTCTTGCAAGATCGATTGCAGAGTCTTTGAATCGTCCATTTGCGCGTATCTCTTTAGGTGGCGTGCGTGACGAAGCAGAGATTCGTGGTCACAGAAAAACTTACGTGGGTGCGATGCCAGGTAAAATCCTTCAAGCACTTCGTAAAGTGGACAAAGGTAATCCGCTCGTATTGCTCGATGAGATCGACAAAATGGCGAATGATTTCCGTGGTGACCCAGCAGCCGCAATGCTTGAGGTTTTGGATCCTGAGCAAAACAACAACTTCCAAGATCACTACTTGGAGCTTGAGTACGACCTTTCAAAAGTGATGTTTATCGCAACTGCGAACTCATTGCATACGATTCCACGTCCATTGTTGGATCGTATGGAGATCATCAATCTTGAAGGTTACATTGAGCAGGAAAAATTCCATATCGCTAAGAACTACCTAGTTCCGAAGCAATTGGAAAACCACGGTTTGAAAAATTATAAAGTCACGATCAAAGACGAAACGATCCGCGACATCATTCGTTACTACACGAAAGAAGCCGGCGTCCGTAACTTAGAAAGACAGATGGCGAATGTGTGCCGTAAGGTCGCTAAGGAAATCGTGATGGGTGAAACTGTTGAAAACTTCAAAGCTGAAGGCACGAAAGCCGCTAAAAAAGGCTCTGCGAAGAAAGCTTCGAAAACGACAGAAAAATCCGCAACGAACAACAAGAACGGCGGTTACGTGGTAACTCCGCAAAAACTGGTCGACTTGTTAGGTCCGCACAAGTTCAAGTTCGGTGTGATCGAGACGGAAAACGAGATCGGTTTGACGAACGGTATGGCTTGGACGGAAGTGGGCGGTGACCTTCTAGCTGTCGAAGTGAGTGTGGTGCCTGGTAAAGGTAAATTCACAGTCACAGGTCAGCTGGGTGATGTGATGAAAGAATCATGTTCCGCAGCGATGAGCTACGTACGTTCAAGAGGTCCTTTGTTCGGTTTGGATAAAGAGTACTTCTCTAACATCGACGTGCACATCCATTTGCCAGAAGGCGCTGTTCCTAAAGACGGTCCTTCAGCAGGTATCGCACTGACAACTTCAATTGTTTCGGCAATCATGAAAGTTCCAGTGAAAAGAACTGTGGCAATGACGGGCGAGATTTCACTTCGCGGTCGCGTGATGGCGATTGGTGGTTTGAAAGAAAAGATCCTGGCGGCTCACCGCGGTGGCATCAAGATCATCATCTGTCCTAAAGAGAACGAAAAAGATCTTAAGGACATCCCTAAGGAAGTGATGAAAGACTTGAAAGTCATCTTGGTAGACCACGTGGACCAAGTATTGATCAACGCTTTGGACATCAAGACTCCAAAAGAACTTTTCAAAGTTCAAAAAGAGACTGAGTTCGGCATTAAAGCTCAATACACAGGCCAATCAGTTCACCATCATCACTAA
- a CDS encoding SUMF1/EgtB/PvdO family nonheme iron enzyme: MKTARLCLLALTLTTFLSACSSSSDDSLPADNSSTVRPPVTSPSPSPSPSPTDPTTPTPTPEEPTPTPQPEPSPTPSPAPAPEPEPNPAPNPSPSPAPTPEPNPAPSPEPSPAPVPTPQPSPGPSPQPTPEPSPAPLPTPVPEPSPAPQPEPTPAPPVGTTCPVNYEYVSANAIVGTSAFCLAKFEMKNVNSIAKTQAAGKPWLAGKATATAACAALGSQYRLPTNAEWNAAALEIYNNAANWSGNAHKTGRLYTGFYSGWTEPIEISDITNPYSGTGKNSGSERRTFVLASGSVIWDFAGNAWEWVSDTIYGNSYTPDLSSPYGRSYHNNNWDVKPGSKQLFDFTGMTSVPKQDVYLGNLFGGSNGKVIRGGAVCIHSPGATGIFTANIGDITADDLQAPASWNLRMNNVGFRCVTTPQ, from the coding sequence ATGAAGACGGCTCGCTTGTGTCTGCTTGCGCTCACGCTAACAACTTTTCTTTCGGCGTGTTCGTCTTCTTCAGATGACTCTTTACCCGCGGATAATTCTTCAACGGTAAGACCTCCAGTGACTTCGCCGTCGCCTTCTCCGAGTCCTTCGCCAACGGATCCGACCACTCCGACGCCGACACCGGAAGAACCTACACCAACACCACAGCCGGAGCCAAGTCCGACACCAAGTCCTGCACCAGCACCAGAGCCAGAACCAAATCCAGCGCCGAATCCTTCACCGTCTCCAGCTCCAACGCCTGAGCCCAATCCTGCTCCGTCACCAGAACCAAGCCCAGCGCCGGTTCCAACGCCTCAGCCTTCGCCAGGCCCTTCTCCGCAACCAACGCCGGAGCCGAGTCCTGCGCCATTACCGACACCAGTTCCCGAACCAAGTCCTGCTCCACAACCGGAACCGACTCCAGCGCCTCCGGTGGGGACGACTTGTCCTGTGAATTATGAGTACGTCAGTGCGAACGCCATCGTTGGAACAAGTGCTTTCTGTCTGGCGAAGTTTGAAATGAAAAATGTGAACTCGATCGCGAAGACTCAAGCGGCCGGAAAACCTTGGCTTGCTGGAAAAGCTACGGCAACCGCAGCTTGTGCGGCTTTGGGATCCCAATATCGTTTGCCGACAAATGCAGAATGGAATGCGGCGGCCTTAGAAATTTATAACAACGCTGCCAACTGGTCGGGAAATGCGCACAAGACGGGAAGACTTTATACCGGATTTTATTCAGGCTGGACTGAGCCGATCGAAATTTCTGATATAACAAATCCATATTCGGGCACTGGAAAAAACAGCGGCTCGGAAAGAAGAACTTTTGTTCTTGCGAGTGGAAGTGTGATTTGGGATTTTGCAGGGAATGCGTGGGAGTGGGTCAGTGATACTATCTATGGCAACTCGTACACACCGGATCTTTCTAGTCCTTACGGGCGCAGTTATCATAACAATAACTGGGACGTAAAACCTGGCTCAAAACAACTCTTCGACTTTACAGGAATGACATCGGTGCCGAAACAAGATGTTTACCTCGGTAATCTTTTTGGTGGCAGCAACGGAAAAGTCATTCGTGGAGGAGCCGTGTGTATTCACTCTCCCGGAGCAACTGGCATCTTTACAGCGAACATCGGTGATATCACCGCCGATGATTTGCAAGCACCCGCTTCGTGGAATCTACGGATGAATAACGTAGGCTTTCGTTGCGTGACCACTCCTCAGTAA
- the fghA gene encoding S-formylglutathione hydrolase gives MAIQELKSHKNFGGKTQFWEHESSTTKTKMKFSTFTPSKEVKGAVIWLSGLTCTDENFITKAGAQAHLEEQGLMVLCPDTSPRGLNLPQEHDSYDFGSGAGFYVDAVTDGYKDHYLMFSYVANELHQILQTEFNVPANKISIMGHSMGGHGALILGLRHPEKFRSISAFAPIANPMLAPWGQKAFAGYLGSDQSKWKTYDATELVKSGSKHPHQILIDQGAKDEFYEKKQLLPENFESACREKNQAVQVNLREGYDHSYYFIATFIESHIKHHAAALK, from the coding sequence ATGGCTATTCAAGAATTGAAATCACATAAAAATTTTGGCGGAAAGACTCAGTTCTGGGAACATGAGTCTTCAACGACAAAAACGAAGATGAAGTTTTCCACTTTCACTCCTTCTAAGGAAGTAAAAGGCGCCGTCATCTGGCTTTCCGGTCTTACTTGCACGGACGAAAATTTTATCACTAAGGCAGGCGCGCAGGCTCATTTAGAAGAACAAGGTCTGATGGTGCTTTGCCCCGATACGTCCCCGCGTGGATTGAATCTTCCGCAAGAGCATGACTCTTATGACTTCGGTTCTGGCGCAGGGTTCTATGTCGATGCCGTGACTGATGGTTATAAAGATCACTATTTGATGTTCAGCTATGTCGCGAACGAACTTCACCAGATTTTACAAACCGAGTTTAACGTTCCCGCAAATAAAATCTCGATCATGGGTCACTCTATGGGTGGACATGGAGCTTTGATCTTGGGTCTTCGTCATCCCGAAAAATTCCGTTCGATTTCAGCCTTTGCGCCGATAGCGAATCCTATGTTAGCTCCCTGGGGACAGAAGGCTTTTGCCGGTTACTTAGGTTCAGATCAGTCTAAATGGAAAACATACGACGCGACAGAATTGGTAAAAAGTGGAAGCAAACATCCCCACCAGATATTAATCGATCAAGGTGCGAAGGATGAGTTTTACGAAAAGAAACAACTTCTGCCAGAAAACTTTGAAAGTGCTTGCCGCGAAAAAAACCAAGCTGTCCAAGTAAACCTGCGTGAAGGTTACGATCACAGCTATTATTTTATCGCGACATTCATTGAATCACATATCAAACACCACGCCGCCGCGCTGAAGTAA
- a CDS encoding S-(hydroxymethyl)glutathione dehydrogenase/class III alcohol dehydrogenase: MKVKAAVAWKAGAPLSIEEVDLEGPKKGEVLIKVVATGVCHTDAYTLSGSDPEGLFPVILGHEGGGIVVEVGEGVTTLQKGDHVIPLYTPECRECKFCLSGKTNLCVRIRATQGKGLMPDGTSRFSKDGKMIHHYMGCSTFAEYTVVPEIALAKVNPEAPLDKVCLLGCGVTTGIGAVLNTAKVEKGSTVAVFGLGGIGLSVIQGAKMAGASRIIAVDINDGKWEMAQKFGATDFVNPKKFDKPVQQVIVEMTEWGVDYSFECVGNVSLMRAALECAHRGWGQSIIIGVAGAGQEISTRPFQLVTGRVWKGSAFGGVKGRTELPGYVEQYMSGEINIDDMVTFTMPLEDINKAFDYMHEGKSIRSVIKMA; the protein is encoded by the coding sequence ATGAAAGTAAAAGCAGCCGTAGCGTGGAAAGCAGGAGCCCCTTTATCAATTGAAGAAGTTGATCTTGAGGGACCTAAAAAAGGAGAAGTTCTTATCAAGGTTGTAGCTACAGGCGTTTGCCATACGGATGCCTATACCTTATCAGGAAGTGACCCTGAAGGTCTTTTCCCGGTCATTCTAGGTCACGAAGGTGGCGGTATCGTTGTTGAGGTTGGTGAAGGCGTCACCACTTTGCAAAAGGGCGATCACGTGATTCCACTTTACACTCCTGAGTGCCGCGAATGTAAATTCTGTCTTTCAGGCAAAACGAATCTTTGCGTTCGCATTCGCGCGACTCAAGGCAAAGGTCTTATGCCTGATGGAACATCTCGCTTTTCTAAAGACGGCAAAATGATTCATCACTATATGGGTTGTTCTACATTTGCTGAGTACACTGTCGTTCCAGAGATCGCACTTGCGAAAGTAAATCCTGAAGCTCCCCTTGATAAAGTCTGCCTTCTTGGTTGTGGTGTTACTACGGGAATCGGTGCGGTTCTAAATACGGCGAAAGTTGAAAAAGGCTCCACCGTTGCAGTCTTCGGTTTGGGCGGCATTGGCCTTTCCGTCATTCAAGGTGCAAAAATGGCCGGAGCCTCTCGCATCATCGCCGTTGATATCAATGACGGTAAGTGGGAAATGGCTCAAAAATTTGGCGCAACTGATTTCGTGAATCCTAAGAAATTTGATAAGCCTGTCCAACAAGTGATTGTTGAAATGACCGAATGGGGCGTTGATTATTCGTTTGAGTGCGTAGGTAATGTTTCGTTAATGCGTGCGGCTTTAGAATGTGCTCATCGTGGATGGGGTCAATCTATCATTATCGGTGTTGCTGGTGCGGGACAGGAGATTTCAACTCGCCCCTTCCAATTGGTCACCGGACGCGTATGGAAAGGATCTGCTTTCGGCGGAGTCAAAGGCCGTACGGAGCTTCCAGGTTATGTAGAGCAGTACATGTCAGGTGAAATCAACATTGACGACATGGTGACTTTCACGATGCCGCTTGAAGATATCAATAAAGCGTTCGATTATATGCACGAAGGAAAAAGCATCCGCTCTGTCATTAAAATGGCATAA
- a CDS encoding LysR family transcriptional regulator, with protein sequence METIKSLQGIVEFVSVGEAGSFSEAARQLGVSKSHISKMIRQLEEDLGATLLLRSTRKVQLTNLGEKYFQSCRQSLSNLRIAKSEITDLSQTPAGTLRISAAGVFGEEYIAPVLIKIAKDYPKLKIELDFSSRLVDLIEEKFDVAIRIGELKDSSLVAQRIASRLEYVVCSKGYLQQKGSLQDLSDLTQHNCLGERLLWTFKKRGKLIQVPVTGNFKSNNPRVILKAALSGLGVARLPGAYVFEEIKKGRLVSVLDQYSEGKKDIWVLTPARKQNLNVRMFVQELKSYLAEGYNDVLF encoded by the coding sequence ATGGAAACAATAAAGTCACTTCAAGGCATCGTAGAATTTGTGAGTGTCGGTGAAGCCGGAAGCTTCTCGGAAGCTGCTCGGCAGCTGGGCGTATCCAAGTCTCACATTAGTAAAATGATCCGCCAGCTCGAAGAGGACTTGGGCGCCACTTTGCTTTTGCGTTCAACTCGAAAAGTGCAATTGACCAACCTAGGTGAAAAATACTTCCAAAGTTGCCGGCAGTCTTTATCAAATTTAAGAATCGCAAAAAGTGAAATAACGGATTTATCACAAACGCCTGCCGGCACCCTTCGTATTTCGGCAGCGGGTGTTTTTGGTGAAGAATATATTGCACCAGTGCTTATCAAGATCGCGAAAGACTATCCGAAACTGAAAATTGAATTGGATTTCAGTTCTCGTTTGGTTGATTTGATTGAAGAAAAATTCGATGTCGCCATACGTATCGGAGAACTTAAAGACTCAAGCTTAGTCGCACAAAGAATCGCAAGTCGATTAGAATATGTCGTGTGTTCAAAAGGCTATTTACAGCAAAAAGGGAGTCTGCAAGATCTTTCAGATCTTACCCAGCACAATTGCCTGGGCGAGCGTCTTCTATGGACATTCAAAAAAAGAGGAAAGCTGATTCAAGTTCCCGTGACCGGGAATTTTAAAAGCAACAATCCACGGGTGATTCTAAAAGCCGCCCTTTCTGGCCTTGGAGTCGCTCGCTTGCCGGGCGCCTATGTATTTGAAGAAATTAAAAAAGGAAGACTTGTTTCAGTTTTGGATCAATACAGCGAAGGAAAAAAAGACATCTGGGTTTTGACTCCAGCCCGTAAGCAAAATCTGAATGTCAGAATGTTCGTGCAGGAATTGAAGAGCTATCTTGCCGAAGGATATAACGACGTTCTGTTTTAA